One part of the Streptomyces sp. NBC_00286 genome encodes these proteins:
- a CDS encoding ATP-binding protein yields the protein MTTNPTDPTQLAPTTHHLATAAEQGDDRTFEMRFTSTPRGARLARRLTAVRLDAWGIPYATEAHEEIELIVAELTANAVRHGHVPGRDFHLHVNAPADGRTVRIEVTDTRAERLPRRPTPAPDTAGTEETGCGLLRVSHLATRWDWHPRPDGPGKTVWAEYAFSEARSE from the coding sequence ATGACGACCAATCCCACCGACCCCACCCAACTCGCCCCTACCACCCACCACTTGGCCACGGCCGCCGAGCAGGGTGACGACCGCACCTTCGAGATGCGCTTCACCTCGACACCGCGCGGCGCCCGACTCGCCCGCCGCCTGACAGCCGTCCGCCTGGACGCCTGGGGAATCCCGTACGCCACCGAGGCCCACGAGGAGATCGAGCTGATCGTCGCGGAACTGACCGCGAACGCCGTACGGCACGGGCACGTCCCCGGCCGGGACTTCCACCTCCACGTGAACGCCCCGGCCGACGGCCGCACCGTACGCATCGAGGTCACAGACACCCGAGCCGAACGCCTCCCACGGCGCCCCACCCCCGCCCCGGACACCGCCGGTACCGAGGAAACAGGCTGCGGCCTCCTCCGCGTATCGCACCTGGCCACCCGCTGGGACTGGCACCCACGCCCCGACGGGCCGGGCAAGACGGTCTGGGCGGAGTAC
- a CDS encoding helix-turn-helix domain-containing protein, whose translation MAERTGAAAGAEAVPGGDGSGAIVSVGERWDSDDGDGRRPEDEAGKGVVVAFGQTLKTLRLRVGMERAELGKRLGYSASTIASFEQGRRIPSPRTIDRADEVVEAGGLLCLWKEQLERAQYPVFFQGMAGLEKACLELLMYDTQVVNGLLQTEEYMRALLAMRRPPLDQETIEQRVSARLARQDIFDRQPAPLLGFVMDEVILRHRYGGKDVQQGQLEQLLLTGQKRNVEIQVMPTDCEDNAGVNGPFTVVTRKDGKKFVYAETHATSTLDTDPEQTVLAAARYGIIRSQALTPRESMEFIEGLLGSL comes from the coding sequence ATGGCGGAGCGTACAGGTGCGGCGGCGGGGGCCGAGGCGGTTCCGGGCGGTGACGGCAGCGGAGCGATCGTGAGCGTCGGGGAGCGCTGGGACAGCGACGACGGGGACGGGCGGCGGCCGGAGGACGAGGCCGGTAAGGGCGTGGTGGTCGCGTTCGGGCAGACCCTGAAGACGCTGCGACTGCGGGTGGGGATGGAGCGGGCAGAGCTCGGGAAGCGGCTCGGATACTCCGCGTCCACCATCGCCTCGTTCGAGCAGGGGCGAAGGATTCCGTCGCCTCGCACCATCGACCGGGCGGACGAGGTGGTGGAGGCGGGCGGGTTGCTCTGCCTGTGGAAGGAACAACTGGAGCGGGCTCAGTACCCGGTGTTCTTCCAGGGGATGGCGGGACTGGAGAAGGCGTGCCTTGAGTTGCTCATGTACGACACGCAGGTCGTCAACGGACTCCTCCAGACCGAGGAGTACATGAGGGCCTTGCTCGCCATGCGGCGTCCACCGCTGGACCAGGAAACGATCGAGCAGCGCGTATCCGCGCGGCTGGCCCGGCAGGACATCTTCGACCGGCAACCCGCACCGCTACTCGGTTTCGTGATGGACGAGGTGATTTTGCGGCACCGGTACGGCGGCAAGGACGTCCAGCAAGGACAGCTGGAGCAGCTCCTCCTGACCGGCCAGAAGCGGAACGTCGAGATCCAGGTCATGCCGACCGACTGCGAGGACAACGCGGGCGTGAACGGGCCGTTCACAGTCGTCACGCGGAAGGACGGCAAGAAGTTCGTGTACGCCGAGACCCACGCAACCAGCACTCTGGACACCGACCCGGAACAGACGGTTCTCGCCGCTGCTCGCTATGGGATTATCCGCTCACAGGCTCTCACTCCACGAGAGTCAATGGAGTTCATCGAAGGGTTGCTGGGATCGCTATGA
- a CDS encoding DUF397 domain-containing protein, producing MNNAESSTAASDFAWFKSSYSGTEGGQCVEVAAGTAVVHVRDSKAVAGSVVTVSREAWAGFVGLASSAQDA from the coding sequence ATGAACAACGCTGAGTCCTCGACCGCCGCATCCGATTTCGCTTGGTTCAAGAGCAGTTACAGCGGAACCGAGGGCGGTCAGTGCGTAGAGGTCGCGGCCGGTACGGCAGTTGTGCACGTCCGGGACTCGAAGGCCGTCGCCGGGTCCGTCGTCACGGTGTCGCGTGAGGCCTGGGCGGGATTCGTCGGGTTGGCCTCGTCGGCGCAGGACGCCTGA
- a CDS encoding multicopper oxidase domain-containing protein, whose translation MDRRGFNRRVLLGGAAVATSLSLAPESLGAAEAAEPVKTAPAGGEVKRIKLYAEKLADGQMGYGYEKGKASIPGPLIELNEGDTIHIEFENTMDVAVSLHVHGLDYEITSDGTKQNKSDVEPGGTRTYTWRTHAPGRRKDGTWRAGSAGYWHYHDHVVGTEHGTGGIRKGLYGPVIVRRKGDILPDATHTIVFNDMLINNKPAHSGPNFEATVGDRVEFVVITHGEYYHTFHMHGHRWADNRTGMLTGPDDPSQVLDNKITGPADSFGFQVIAGEGVGAGAWMYHCHVQSHSDMGMVGLFLVKKADGTIPGYEPHEPHEPHEH comes from the coding sequence ATGGACAGACGCGGCTTCAACAGGCGCGTACTGCTGGGCGGTGCGGCCGTCGCGACATCGTTGTCTCTGGCTCCCGAGTCCCTCGGCGCCGCAGAGGCCGCGGAGCCGGTGAAGACCGCCCCGGCCGGCGGCGAGGTCAAGCGCATCAAGCTGTACGCCGAGAAACTCGCCGACGGCCAGATGGGCTACGGCTACGAGAAGGGCAAGGCGTCGATCCCCGGCCCGCTCATCGAACTCAACGAGGGCGACACCATCCACATCGAGTTCGAGAACACCATGGACGTGGCCGTCAGCCTGCACGTCCACGGCCTCGACTACGAGATCACCAGCGACGGCACCAAGCAGAACAAGAGTGACGTAGAGCCGGGCGGGACCCGTACGTACACCTGGCGCACCCACGCACCCGGCCGCCGCAAGGACGGCACGTGGCGCGCGGGCAGCGCCGGCTACTGGCACTACCACGACCATGTCGTCGGCACGGAACACGGCACGGGCGGCATCCGCAAAGGGCTGTACGGCCCGGTGATCGTCCGCCGCAAGGGCGACATCCTCCCGGACGCGACCCACACGATCGTCTTCAACGACATGCTGATCAACAACAAGCCCGCGCACAGCGGCCCCAACTTCGAGGCGACGGTGGGCGATCGCGTCGAGTTCGTGGTGATCACGCACGGCGAGTACTACCACACCTTCCACATGCACGGTCACCGCTGGGCCGACAACCGCACCGGCATGCTGACCGGCCCCGACGACCCGAGCCAGGTCCTGGACAACAAAATCACAGGACCTGCCGACTCCTTCGGCTTCCAAGTGATCGCGGGGGAGGGGGTCGGCGCGGGCGCGTGGATGTACCACTGCCATGTCCAGAGCCACTCGGACATGGGGATGGTGGGGCTGTTCCTGGTGAAGAAGGCGGACGGGACGATTCCGGGGTACGAGCCTCATGAACCGCACGAGCCGCATGAGCACTGA
- a CDS encoding ThuA domain-containing protein, with the protein MRFTSHQRSLKLTELTTNRRRRRVKRRGWAAVLTTGFVTAGLLSGGPASAVQAPEPPLTTMSIKSPPGGANVRVLLFHGSAAGGDESPVVNAGIEAIEEIGLTGPANQRFKVTATDDASVFTDETKLGRFNAVVFLTGGGDVLDAEQEAGLEAYMEAGGGFLGLHDAARAEPYSDWFTGLVGARPAASSPTAVQRATVEVGDRQHPATKDLPLQWKRPDAWLNWVKNPSGDVHTVARVRESTYQPGDSKNGADHPVSWCRDYDGGRSFYTGMGGTVASYDETDFRAHLRGALLWTTRLVRADCKAAINANYKAERLTQPNQPGQNDQIGEPHGLVTAPDGRVLYIGRGGADSSQPVVTDWNNPDIGKGNGEIHVYDPKTKKVTLAGALTVFGNKGGGGELIKVEEGLLGIELDPKFEQNGWVYLHYTPHSQINRDTRMAERRVSRFTFDLATNKLDLSSEKVLLKWPVQIHSCCHAGGGMAWDSKGNLYIATGDNNSSGFSDGYSGNNPEPNYKGVSFADARRTSGNTNNLNGKILRIHPEPDGTYTLPSGNLFTGKETDEGGGKTRGEIYVMGVRNPARISVDKKTDTLFAGWVGPDASNPSTTWGPAKYDTFAAITKPGNHGWPYCMGNKQPYRDRNLPDPTKPLGWYDCDAPKNESPNNDGLVNLPPVTGNTIWYSPQGGGPDFPRDANGIPSYKAEEQKFLLPWLKGGGQAAMIGPVYRYDAASAGAGAWPSYWDGKWFVGDFYDADQPRHAVLLDPKTAGQGGIPVHAESLKKIIPIGNDGIKNLMDWKFGPDGTLYALDYGRGFFTSDAKSALWQVTYKGGAPTPAADQLAREAQ; encoded by the coding sequence ATGCGGTTCACATCGCATCAAAGATCCCTGAAATTAACAGAGTTGACCACAAACAGACGTCGGCGACGAGTGAAAAGACGGGGCTGGGCCGCCGTCCTGACCACCGGGTTCGTCACCGCAGGCCTGCTCTCCGGCGGTCCCGCGAGTGCGGTCCAGGCCCCCGAGCCGCCACTGACAACGATGTCGATCAAGTCACCACCGGGGGGCGCCAACGTACGGGTCCTGCTCTTCCACGGTTCCGCGGCGGGCGGCGACGAATCGCCCGTCGTCAACGCCGGGATCGAGGCGATCGAGGAGATCGGGCTGACCGGCCCGGCGAACCAGCGCTTCAAGGTGACGGCCACGGACGACGCCTCCGTGTTCACCGACGAGACCAAGCTCGGCCGCTTCAACGCGGTCGTCTTCCTGACCGGCGGCGGCGACGTCCTCGACGCCGAGCAGGAGGCGGGCCTGGAGGCGTACATGGAGGCGGGCGGCGGCTTCCTCGGCCTCCATGACGCGGCCCGCGCCGAACCGTACTCGGACTGGTTCACCGGGCTCGTCGGTGCCCGGCCCGCCGCGTCGAGCCCAACTGCCGTACAGCGGGCGACCGTTGAGGTCGGCGACCGGCAGCATCCGGCGACCAAGGATCTGCCGCTCCAGTGGAAGCGCCCCGACGCCTGGCTGAACTGGGTCAAGAACCCCTCCGGCGACGTGCACACCGTGGCGCGGGTGCGCGAGTCGACGTACCAGCCGGGCGACAGCAAGAACGGCGCCGACCACCCGGTGTCCTGGTGCCGCGACTACGACGGCGGGCGTTCCTTCTACACGGGCATGGGCGGCACGGTCGCCTCGTACGACGAAACGGACTTCCGTGCGCATCTGCGCGGGGCGCTGCTGTGGACGACACGGCTCGTGCGGGCCGACTGCAAGGCGGCGATCAACGCCAACTACAAGGCGGAGCGGCTGACCCAGCCCAACCAGCCGGGGCAGAACGACCAGATCGGCGAGCCGCACGGCCTGGTCACCGCGCCCGACGGACGGGTGCTCTACATCGGCCGCGGCGGAGCCGACTCCTCGCAGCCGGTCGTCACGGACTGGAACAACCCCGACATCGGCAAGGGCAACGGCGAGATCCACGTCTACGACCCGAAGACCAAGAAGGTCACCCTGGCCGGCGCGCTCACCGTGTTCGGCAACAAGGGCGGCGGCGGTGAGCTGATCAAGGTCGAAGAGGGGCTGCTCGGCATCGAGTTGGACCCGAAGTTCGAGCAGAACGGCTGGGTGTACCTGCACTACACGCCCCACTCCCAGATCAACCGCGACACGCGGATGGCCGAGCGGCGCGTCTCCCGTTTCACGTTCGATCTCGCCACGAACAAGCTGGACCTGAGCAGTGAGAAGGTCCTGCTGAAGTGGCCGGTGCAGATCCACAGCTGCTGCCACGCGGGCGGCGGCATGGCCTGGGACTCCAAGGGCAACCTGTACATCGCGACGGGCGACAACAACTCCAGTGGCTTCAGCGACGGTTACTCGGGCAACAACCCGGAGCCCAACTACAAGGGCGTGTCGTTCGCCGACGCGCGCCGCACCTCCGGCAACACCAACAACCTCAACGGCAAGATCCTGCGCATCCACCCGGAGCCCGACGGCACGTACACGCTCCCCTCGGGCAATCTCTTCACCGGCAAGGAGACCGACGAGGGCGGCGGCAAGACGCGCGGCGAGATCTATGTGATGGGCGTCAGGAACCCCGCGCGTATCTCCGTCGACAAGAAGACGGACACGCTGTTCGCGGGCTGGGTCGGCCCGGATGCGTCGAACCCGTCGACGACTTGGGGCCCGGCGAAGTACGACACGTTCGCCGCGATCACCAAGCCGGGCAACCACGGCTGGCCGTACTGCATGGGCAACAAGCAGCCCTACCGCGACCGCAATCTGCCGGACCCGACGAAGCCGCTGGGCTGGTATGACTGTGACGCCCCGAAGAACGAGTCGCCGAACAACGACGGCCTCGTCAACCTGCCGCCGGTCACCGGGAACACCATCTGGTACTCGCCCCAGGGCGGCGGACCGGACTTCCCGCGCGACGCGAACGGCATCCCGTCGTACAAGGCGGAGGAGCAGAAGTTCCTGCTGCCGTGGCTGAAGGGCGGCGGTCAGGCGGCCATGATCGGACCCGTCTACCGCTATGACGCGGCGTCCGCGGGTGCGGGGGCATGGCCGTCGTACTGGGACGGCAAGTGGTTCGTCGGCGACTTCTATGACGCCGACCAGCCGCGGCACGCGGTCCTGCTCGACCCCAAGACGGCGGGACAGGGCGGCATTCCGGTGCACGCCGAGTCACTGAAGAAGATCATTCCTATCGGCAACGACGGCATCAAGAACCTCATGGACTGGAAGTTCGGCCCCGACGGCACGCTGTATGCCCTCGACTACGGCCGCGGCTTCTTCACCTCGGACGCCAAGTCGGCGCTGTGGCAGGTCACTTACAAGGGCGGCGCTCCGACGCCGGCCGCCGATCAACTGGCCAGGGAGGCACAGTGA
- a CDS encoding OmpL47-type beta-barrel domain-containing protein, whose protein sequence is MWTALLASLLMVLGLTSTSASGQTDEADAPSAAAAQTLTWTAGNDIDKYTSAPATAVAGPTTIVFENSTGTGNTTGMPHTLTFDVSDPEYNNDVPLNILANPNDDQGGKYTAEVTLTPGRYRYYCTIPGHGQMQGILVVTEGTGEDTTAPETSADVSGTQNADGAYVGSATVTLSATDDGSGVDRIEYAIGDAGAWQPYTTPVVVDQVGDHKVRYRAVDKAGNVAAEKAEEFTVASPSTDDTTAPETSAAVTGEQNPEGAYLSMATVTVTASDTGSGVNTIEYALGDSGAWQPYTDPVMVHEVGAHKVRYRATDKAGNVAAEKSVSFTVVAPPAEDKTPPVTGVSVEGAKNSSGAYINSAKVTVTATDEHHGSGVASIEYSLDGGPYLAYTAPVVVDRAGAHRLAYRASDKAGNTSDARTVSFTVASGGGVPAPACAEYDERLTVIVGTVDTGVPNRVTNSRCRINELIEDEKEWTSHALFLKHVKSVLDALLKEGVIVQREYKLINKAAKESGIGKPGQTEGYRTLFDGSAESFAKWQQVGGGQFAVNADGSMTSSTTVAGLGMLWFPERKYGDFSLKLQWRDDAPGTGNANAGVFARFPWVHDHHEESRPEWVAIKYGHELQINDRPDGDMYKSGSVYGFDRVGLAGAGVTQKGTWNDYEIRVVDQHYSVYRNGVLINEFDNIGGQDFTPPRSDDPGTDGRRFASGYIGLQVHGTTDVISYRDIRIMEL, encoded by the coding sequence CTGTGGACGGCGCTTCTGGCGTCACTACTGATGGTGCTCGGGCTGACGTCCACGTCCGCCTCCGGGCAGACCGACGAGGCCGATGCCCCGTCGGCCGCTGCCGCGCAAACGCTTACGTGGACGGCCGGCAACGACATCGACAAGTACACGTCGGCGCCCGCCACCGCGGTCGCGGGCCCGACGACGATCGTCTTCGAGAACAGCACGGGGACCGGCAACACCACAGGTATGCCGCACACGTTGACGTTCGACGTCTCCGACCCGGAGTACAACAACGACGTCCCGCTCAACATCCTGGCCAATCCGAACGACGACCAGGGCGGCAAGTACACGGCCGAGGTGACGCTGACGCCCGGCCGGTACCGCTACTACTGCACCATCCCCGGCCACGGTCAGATGCAGGGCATCCTCGTGGTCACCGAGGGCACCGGCGAGGACACGACCGCGCCCGAGACCTCGGCGGACGTGAGCGGTACGCAGAACGCGGACGGGGCGTACGTGGGTTCGGCGACCGTGACGCTGAGCGCGACCGACGACGGCTCCGGCGTGGACCGGATCGAGTACGCGATCGGTGACGCGGGCGCCTGGCAGCCGTACACCACGCCCGTGGTGGTCGACCAGGTGGGCGACCACAAGGTCCGCTACAGAGCGGTCGACAAGGCCGGGAACGTGGCCGCCGAGAAGGCGGAGGAGTTCACGGTGGCGTCGCCGTCGACGGACGACACGACGGCTCCGGAGACGTCGGCTGCGGTGACCGGTGAGCAGAACCCGGAGGGTGCGTACCTCTCCATGGCGACCGTCACCGTGACGGCCTCCGACACCGGTTCCGGCGTCAACACCATCGAGTACGCGCTCGGCGACTCCGGTGCCTGGCAGCCGTACACGGATCCGGTGATGGTCCACGAGGTGGGCGCGCACAAGGTGCGCTACCGGGCCACGGACAAGGCGGGCAATGTCGCCGCGGAGAAGTCCGTCTCGTTCACGGTGGTCGCGCCGCCCGCCGAGGACAAGACTCCTCCGGTGACCGGCGTGAGCGTGGAGGGCGCGAAGAACTCCTCCGGGGCCTACATCAACAGCGCCAAGGTGACGGTGACCGCGACGGACGAGCACCATGGTTCCGGGGTCGCCAGCATCGAGTACTCGCTGGACGGCGGGCCGTATCTCGCGTACACCGCACCCGTCGTGGTCGATCGCGCGGGCGCGCACCGGTTGGCGTACCGGGCGAGCGACAAGGCGGGCAACACCTCCGACGCCCGGACCGTGAGCTTCACGGTCGCCTCGGGTGGCGGGGTGCCGGCGCCCGCCTGCGCCGAGTACGACGAGCGGCTGACGGTCATCGTCGGCACGGTCGACACCGGTGTGCCGAACCGGGTCACCAACAGCCGGTGCCGGATCAACGAGTTGATCGAGGACGAGAAGGAGTGGACGTCGCACGCGCTGTTCCTGAAGCACGTGAAGTCCGTCCTGGACGCGTTGCTCAAGGAAGGCGTCATCGTCCAGCGTGAGTACAAGCTGATCAACAAGGCCGCCAAGGAGTCGGGCATCGGCAAGCCGGGCCAGACCGAGGGCTACCGCACGCTCTTCGACGGCTCCGCGGAGTCGTTCGCGAAGTGGCAGCAGGTCGGCGGCGGCCAGTTCGCGGTGAACGCGGACGGTTCGATGACCAGCAGCACCACGGTGGCGGGCTTGGGCATGCTGTGGTTCCCGGAGCGCAAGTACGGCGACTTCTCGCTGAAGCTCCAGTGGCGTGACGACGCGCCGGGCACCGGCAACGCCAACGCGGGTGTGTTCGCCCGCTTCCCGTGGGTCCATGACCACCACGAGGAGTCGCGTCCGGAGTGGGTCGCCATCAAGTACGGGCATGAACTGCAGATCAACGACCGCCCGGATGGCGACATGTACAAGTCGGGCTCGGTCTACGGCTTCGACCGTGTGGGCCTGGCCGGTGCGGGCGTCACCCAGAAGGGCACCTGGAACGACTACGAGATCCGCGTGGTCGACCAGCACTACTCGGTGTACCGCAACGGCGTGCTGATCAACGAGTTCGACAACATCGGCGGCCAGGACTTCACCCCGCCCCGCTCGGACGACCCGGGCACGGACGGGCGACGGTTCGCCTCCGGCTACATCGGGCTCCAGGTGCACGGCACGACGGATGTGATCTCGTACCGGGACATCCGGATCATGGAGTTGTAG